A single window of Vigna radiata var. radiata cultivar VC1973A chromosome 4, Vradiata_ver6, whole genome shotgun sequence DNA harbors:
- the LOC106758397 gene encoding (+)-neomenthol dehydrogenase-like: MATATRYAVVTGANKGIGFGICKQLVSNGVIVVLTARDEKRGTEAVEKLKEFGVSDQVVFHQLDVTDPKSIESLANFMKTHFGKLDILVNNAGISGINVDHDALAAAWEKVDSVDGRKFAHEIYESTEASIRTNYYGAKLMCEAFIPLLELSDSPRIVNVSSTMGKLEVYVTNMHE; this comes from the exons ATGGCAACAGCAACAAG GTACGCAGTTGTCACAGGAGCAAACAAGGGGATAGGATTTGGGATTTGCAAGCAATTGGTTTCTAATGGTGTCATTGTGGTGCTAACAGCAAGGGATGAAAAAAGGGGTACTGAAGCTGTTGAAAAACTGAAGGAGTTTGGTGTGTCTGACCAAGTGGTGTTTCATCAGCTTGATGTGACTGACCCTAAAAGCATTGAATCCCTTGCAAATTTCATGAAAACCCATTTTGGGAAACTTGATATCCTG GTGAATAATGCAGGAATAAGTGGAATTAATGTTGACCATGATGCTTTAGCTGCTGCATGG GAAAAAGTTGACAGTGTTGATGGGAGAAAATTTGCACATGAAATTTATGAATCTACAGAAGCAAGCATTAGAACAAATTACTATGGAGCCAAATTAATGTGTGAAGCATTTATTCCCCTTCTAGAATTGTCAGACTCACCAAGGATTGTTAATGTTTCCTCCACCATGGGGAAGTTGGAGGTATATGTGACTAATATGCATGAA